From Ignavibacteria bacterium:
AGGATTCAAAATTTCTGGCTCCGATAAATCGTTGAGCGATGTTACGGAGCGATTGCAACAACTCGGTGCAAAAATTTTTGAAGGGCATAGTTCAAAAAATATTGTTGATGATGTTGATGCGCTTGTGTATTCATCCGCAGTAACGATGGATAATGAAGAAGTTGTCGAAGCACAGCAAAGAAAAATTCCTATAATTCGTCGTGCGGAAATGCTTGCAGAAGTAATGCGTTTGAAATATGGAATCGGTATCGCAGGAACACACGGAAAAACAACGACGACTTCGATGACGAGTTTGGT
This genomic window contains:
- the murC gene encoding UDP-N-acetylmuramate--L-alanine ligase (Catalyzes the formation of UDP-N-acetylmuramoyl-L-alanine from UDP-N-acetylmuramate and L-alanine in peptidoglycan synthesis), with protein sequence MFSSIKKIHFVGIGGAGMSGIAEILLNEGFKISGSDKSLSDVTERLQQLGAKIFEGHSSKNIVDDVDALVYSSAVTMDNEEVVEAQQRKIPIIRRAEMLAEVMRLKYGIGIAGTHGKTTTTSMTSLVLLEGNLDPTVIVGGRLHGLGGTNARLGKGEFIVV